One genomic window of Hippocampus zosterae strain Florida chromosome 12, ASM2543408v3, whole genome shotgun sequence includes the following:
- the cerkl gene encoding ceramide kinase-like protein, translated as MSTREEDRVEKEQKTKEEKLIGSKKRNKKKKKEEAEEEEREKAEEEYKPEVERSERVLLRGIFKVGKRSHDVLLTVTRLTWSPILPESPAGEACTSPPGVLMLRDVLAVKVKRRRAVGQRSGGPVLGVALFYCKRRGRRLEEDTLHLHNASSEHTHAWYNGLKEVLAGLSGRPRRVKVFINPCSHKKEAVHVYRERVAPLFKMADVRTDITVTERTGHALSVIKELKLDDFDGVVCVGGDGSVAEICHALVLRAQLDAGSPDVPVPASLPLGVIPAGSTDVVSCSVHGVRDAVTAAMHVILGHVQRVDMCSLRPPGGPPRFGFCAMFGFGGRSLALAEKKRWMPPARRRDYALLKTLARLRPEDCRLSFRAGCANDRDEHRDRDSEGTESWSSTEGLFLSVGVMAIPCLSPHAPRGLAPDTKLADGSATLTAVGATSRSEFVKHLKSYGAPGGQVSPTGGLTRLFFQLPPSGRRIRLLLHTNPLSKEADDASVSVSANHVPHLPQNASGQFVWIATDVFVNGHERSLVRVCVCVRACPQLDMSFVETRAVTAVKLRVRGSSGRPEDGDASFPWNVDGELLELPDEVLIGVHGRLIALYGEEVDEAESPASCGCI; from the exons ATGTCGACGCGCGAGGAGGACCGAGTGGAGAAAGAGCAGAAGACGAAAGAGGAGAAGCTCATCGGGAGTAAGAAgaggaacaagaagaagaagaaggaggaggcggaggaggaggagagggagaaAGCCGAGGAGGAGTACAAGCCGGAAGTGGAGCGCAG CGAGCGCGTGCTGCTGCGCGGCATCTTCAAAGTGGGGAAGAGGAGCCACGACGTCCTGCTGACCGTCACCCGCCTGACCTGGAGCCCCATCCTGCCCGAGAGCCCCGCAG GTGAGGCGTGCACATCGCCGCCCGGTGTGCTGATGCTGCGCGACGTTCTGGCGGTGAAGGTGAAGCGGCGGCGGGCGGTGGGACAGCGTTCCGGTGGGCCTGTGCTGGGCGTGGCCTTGTTCTACTGCAAGCGGAGGGGCCGCAGATTGGAGGAGGACACGCTGCACCTTCACAATGCGTCCTCGGAACACACGCACGCCTGGTACAACGGCTTGAAGGAGGTCCTTGCAG GTTTAAGCGGTCGTCCGAGGCGCGTCAAGGTGTTCATTAACCCCTGCAGCCACAAGAAGGAGGCGGTTCACGTGTACCGAGAGCGCGTGGCGCCCCTCTTCAAGATGGCCGACGTGCGCACGGACATCACCG TGACGGAGAGGACGGGACACGCCCTGTCGGTGATAAAGGAGCTGAAGCTGGACGACTTTGATGG GGTGGTGTGCGTGGGCGGCGACGGTTCGGTGGCAGAAATTTGCCACGCTCTGGTTCTGCGAGCCCAACTGGACGCCGGCTCTCCCGACGTTCCCGTCCCGGCGTCGCTTCCGCTGGGTGTCATCCCGGCAG GTTCCACGGACGTGGTTTCCTGTTCCGTGCACGGAGTGAGGGATGCGGTCACGGCCGCCATGCACGTCATCCTGG GTCACGTGCAGCGAGTGGACATGTGCAGCCTGCGCCCCCCGGGCGGGCCGCCGCGCTTCGGCTTCTGCGCCATGTTCGGCTTCGGCGGCCGCAGCCTGGCCCTGGCCGAGAAGAAGCGCTGGATGCCGCCGGCGCGGCGCCGCGACTACGCGCTGCTCAAGACCCTGGCCCGCTTGAG GCCGGAGGACTGTCGGCTGTCTTTTCGCGCCGGCTGCGCAAACGACCG GGATGAGCATCGAGACAGAGACTCAG agGGGACGGAGTCGTGGAGCAGCACGGAGGGCCTCTTCCTGAGCGTCGGCGTGATGGCCATCCCTTGCCTGAGTCCTCACGCGCCCCGAGGGCTGGCCCCCGACACCAA ACTGGCCGACGGGAGCGCCACGTTGACCGCGGTGGGGGCCACGTCCAGGTCGGAGTTTGTCAAACACCTGAAGAGCTACGGCGCCCCCGGTGGCCAGGTGAGCCCGACTGGTGGGTTGACCCGCTTGTTCTTCCAGCTTCCGCCGTCGGGGCGGCGGATTAGGCTCCTCCTGCACACTAACCCACTTTCCAAAGAGGCGG ATGACGCGTCTGTATCTGTGTCAGCCAATCATGTGCCGCACCTTCCCCAAAATGCTTCCGGGCAATTCGTTTGGATCGCCACCGATGTGTTCGTGAACGGTCACGAAAg GAGtttggtgcgtgtgtgtgtgtgtgtgcgcgcgtgtcccCAGTTGGACATGTCCTTCGTGGAGACGCGCGCCGTGACGGCGGTGAAGCTCCGGGTCCGAGGGTCCAGCGGCCGCCCGGAGGACGGCGACGCCAGCTTCCCGTGGAACGTGGACGGAGAGCTGCTAGAGCTGCCCGACGAAGTGCTCATCGG GGTCCACGGGCGACTCATCGCCTTGTACGGCGAGGAGGTGGACGAGGCCGAGTCGCCGGCGTCCTGCGGCTGCATCTGA
- the itga4 gene encoding integrin alpha-4 isoform X1: protein MTARPAAGGPVLMAVLLRVLVLVSGYTLDVERALRFDGAPASMFGYSVLLHRHGKRSWLLAGAPVDNSSSWPSSSSSPGGVYRCAVGAERPNCRLMPADTTAECGKTCWAESDHQWLGVSLSGQAGRRGGAGGHVLACAHRWKNVFYSRNDGQNNKLPHGLCYRYDDSLTHAQAIIPCYRDHQRKFGEEYGSCQAGMANQLAQDLIVMGAPGTSYWTGSVLVFNTSGGVMSAYLDHDGSVGFGSYLGYSVDAGHFLDATTLEVVGGAPQYNQRGKVFIFSVDGNMLRVLTHVSGTELGSYFGASVRAVDLNGDQLSDLLVGAPMATGASREEGRVHVFLNRGRAQLVEAEFQLSGGGAHAARFGETIADLGDLDDDGYPEVAVGAPQEDDLKGAVYIYNGGRRGISQTPSQRISGAALGADLRMFGQSLSSGADVDDNGYQDVAVGAFLSDAAVVLRSRPVLRVAASLVLPENIRRQAASIDVGVCFRVTSRHYKGAVDLQYNLTSDLLRQPSFPHRFYFHGNGSSNSTRARVRLRLGQLGCTNHVAYRKKDVRDVFTPVRFKVSYGLRKTTAPKHAGKAFAPLRPVLQRAAGSGNTVSNQTLFARRCVLANCSTDLRLDAALVLPGGAGYFAAGCGGGLMLNASLAVGGDDAFLPRLALRLPRDLHYVKVADNEDEVVSCDVAEEADRTGATVSCSFSGLILPAGSLVNVSFLLDVNRNATPGHLVVEARADSENLESSEYLHDNAVTLSLPLKYAVDVSIHGFVTPTSFVFGDEDGAAVQCYSQSFNYTYKVLNSGPSRSPDTLVEVTLPKLLTPYPHRLLQVAHWQTSQGACYVSDATVPVVDDCDVPRASLLKQTVFFFSPTSTRNMFCGRGDQLCERLLCHLGTIEAGRDATVRLEVRLNPDVLLQAPGRHGVVMLESRALMSSPKNDQHTVLERERSPAAQVVVEAHFSRKPSSAIKVLIVVVGLLVGLKILAALVWCLWKAGFFKRASQKSEDEEEELKRDSWDYVPKRGVRGESAS, encoded by the exons ATGACGGCGCGTCCCGCGGCCGGCGGGCCGGTCCTGATGGCGGTCCTGCTCCGGGTCCTGGTCTTGGTCTCCGGGTACACCTTGGACGTGGAACGGGCGCTGCGCTTCGAcggagctccggcctccatgttcGGATACTCGGTGCTGCTCCACCGGCACGGGAAGCGCAGCTG GTTGCTGGCGGGGGCTCCGGTGGACAACTCTTCTTCGTGGCCTTCTTCTTCGTCGTCTCCAGGCGGCGTTTACCGTTGCGCCGTCGGCGCGGAGCGACCCAACTGCCGGCTGATGCCCGCCG ACACGACGGCGGAGTGCGGGAAGACGTGCTGGGCCGAGAGCGACCACCAGTGGTTGGGCGTCAGCCTGTCGGGACAAGCCGGCCGgcgcggcggagcgggaggacaCGTCCTG GCGTGCGCGCACCGCTGGAAGAACGTCTTCTACTCCAGGAACGACGGGCAGAACAACAAACTGCCGCACGGCCTTTGTTATCGCTATGACGACAGCCTCACGCACGCGCAGGCCATCATACCCTGCTACAGAG ACCACCAGAGGAAGTTTGGCGAGGAGTACGGCTCCTGCCAGGCCGGAATGGCCAACCAACTGGCTCAG GACCTGATCGTCATGGGCGCTCCGGGGACGTCGTACTGGACGGGTTCCGTGCTGGTCTTCAACacgtccggcggcgtcatgtcCGCCTACCTGGACCACGACGGCTCGGTGGGCTTCGGAAGCTACTTGG GCTACTCGGTGGACGCGGGGCACTTCCTGGACGCGACTACCTTGGAGGTGGTGGGAGGCGCTCCGCAGTACAACCAGAGGGGAAAA GTGTTCATCTTCTCAGTGGACGGCAACATGCTACGTGTGCTAACTCACGTGTCAGGAACAGAG CTCGGCTCCTACTTTGGCGCGAGCGTGCGCGCGGTGGACCTGAACGGCGACCAGCTATCGGATCTCTTGGTGGGCGCTCCCATGGCGACGGGCGCCAGCAGGGAGGAGGGCCGCGTTCACGTCTTCCTCAACCGGGGGCGG GCGCAGCTGGTGGAGGCGGAGTTTCAGCTGAGCGGGGGCGGCGCCCACGCCGCCCGATTCGGGGAGACCATCGCGGACTTGGGGGACCTGGACGACGACGGCTATCCGG AGGTGGCGGTGGGGGCCCCCCAGGAGGACGATCTCAAAGGGGCCGTGTACATCTACAACGGCGGGAGACGCGGCATCTCGCAAACGCCATCGCAG AGGATCAGCGGGGCGGCGCTGGGCGCTGACCTGCGCATGTTCGGCCAGTCGCTGAGCTCGGGCGCGGACGTCGACGACAACGGCTACCAAG ACGTCGCCGTGGGCGCCTTCCTGTCGGACGCCGCCGTGGTCCTCAG GTCTCGTCCCGTCCTGCGGGTGGCGGCCTCGCTCGTCCTGCCCGAGAACATCCGGCGGCAGGCGGCCAGCATCGACGTCGGCGTCTGCTTCCGAGTCACCTCCAGACACTACAAAGGAGCCGTCG ATCTTCAGTACAACCTGACCTCCGACCTCCTCCGCCAGCCGTCCTTCCCCCACCGTTTCTATTTCCACGGCAACGGCTCATCCAATAGCACCAGGGCCCGCGTCAGGCTGCGCCTCGGACAGCTCGGCTGCACCAACCACGTGGCGTATCGGAAG AAGGACGTGCGCGACGTTTTCACGCCGGTCCGTTTCAAAGTGTCCTACGGCCTGCGCAAGACGACCGCTCCCAAGCACGCCGGCAAAGCCTTTGCGCCGCTCAGGCCGGTCCTGCAGAGGGCGGCGGGGAGCGGCAATACCGTCAGCAACCAG ACGCTGTTCGCTCGCCGCTGCGTCCTGGCCAACTGTTCGACGGACTTGCGACTGGACGCCGCGCTGGTCCTGCCTGG GGGCGCCGGCTACTTTGCGGCGGGCTGCGGCGGCGGCCTGATGCTCAATGCCAGCCTGGCGGTGGGCGGAGACGACGCCTTCCTGCCGCGGCTCGCCCTGCGCTTGCCCCGCGACCTGCACTACGTCAAAGTGGCGGACAAC GAGGACGAGGTGGTGAGTTGCGACGTCGCGGAGGAAGCCGACCGCACGGGGGCCACCGTCAGCTGCAGCTTCTCCGGCCTCATCCTGCCAGCTGGCTCCCTG GTGAACGTCAGCTTCCTGTTGGACGTCAACCGCAATGCCACACCGGGCCACCTGGTGGTTGAAGCCCGCGCCGACAG CGAGAACCTGGAAAGCTCCGAGTATCTCCACGACAACGCCGTCACCTTGTCCCTTCCTCTCAAGTACGCCGTCGACGTCAGCATCCACGG TTTTGTGACGCCGACGTCGTTTGTGTTTGGAGACGAAGACGGCGCGGCGGTCCAATGCTACTCGCAAAGCTTCAACTACACGTACAAG GTGTTGAATTCGGGTCCGAGCAGGTCGCCGGACACGCTGGTGGAGGTGACGCTCCCCAAGCTGCTGACGCCGTACCCGCACCGCTTGCTCCAGGTGGCGCACTGGCAG ACGTCGCAAGGCGCCTGCTACGTCAGCGACGCGACCGTCCCCGTCGTCGACGACTGCGACGTCCCGCGGGCGTCCCTCTTGAAGCAAACGGTCTTCTTCTTCTCGCCCACCTCCACGCGCAACATG TTCTGCGGGCGCGGCGACCAGCTGTGCGAACGACTTCTATGTCACCTGGGCACCATCGAGGCCGGTCGAGACGCGACCGTTCGGCTGGAAGTGCGACTCAACCCGGACGTCCTGCTGCAAGCGCCC GGTCGCCACGGCGTGGTCATGCTGGAGAGCAGGGCGCTGATGTCATCGCCCAAGAATGACCAACACACCGTCCTGGAGCGAGAGCGAAGCCCCGCCGCGCAG gtGGTGGTGGAGGCGCACTTCAGCCGAAAACCGTCGTCGGCCATCAAGGTGCTCATCGTGGTGGTGGGTTTGCTCGTGGGTCTGAAGATCCTGGCGGCACTCGTCTGGTGCTTGTGGAAG GCGGGTTTCTTCAAGCGGGCCTCGCAGAAGagcgaggacgaggaggaggagttgaAGCGCGACAGCTGGGACTACGTCCCCAAACGCGGCGTCAGGGGCGAGAGCGCGTCCTAA
- the itga4 gene encoding integrin alpha-4 isoform X2, whose amino-acid sequence MSTAPMARRASRREMTARPAAGGPVLMAVLLRVLVLVSGYTLDVERALRFDGAPASMFGYSVLLHRHGKRSWLLAGAPVDNSSSWPSSSSSPGGVYRCAVGAERPNCRLMPAGYSVDAGHFLDATTLEVVGGAPQYNQRGKVFIFSVDGNMLRVLTHVSGTELGSYFGASVRAVDLNGDQLSDLLVGAPMATGASREEGRVHVFLNRGRAQLVEAEFQLSGGGAHAARFGETIADLGDLDDDGYPEVAVGAPQEDDLKGAVYIYNGGRRGISQTPSQRISGAALGADLRMFGQSLSSGADVDDNGYQDVAVGAFLSDAAVVLRSRPVLRVAASLVLPENIRRQAASIDVGVCFRVTSRHYKGAVDLQYNLTSDLLRQPSFPHRFYFHGNGSSNSTRARVRLRLGQLGCTNHVAYRKKDVRDVFTPVRFKVSYGLRKTTAPKHAGKAFAPLRPVLQRAAGSGNTVSNQTLFARRCVLANCSTDLRLDAALVLPGGAGYFAAGCGGGLMLNASLAVGGDDAFLPRLALRLPRDLHYVKVADNEDEVVSCDVAEEADRTGATVSCSFSGLILPAGSLVNVSFLLDVNRNATPGHLVVEARADSENLESSEYLHDNAVTLSLPLKYAVDVSIHGFVTPTSFVFGDEDGAAVQCYSQSFNYTYKVLNSGPSRSPDTLVEVTLPKLLTPYPHRLLQVAHWQTSQGACYVSDATVPVVDDCDVPRASLLKQTVFFFSPTSTRNMFCGRGDQLCERLLCHLGTIEAGRDATVRLEVRLNPDVLLQAPGRHGVVMLESRALMSSPKNDQHTVLERERSPAAQVVVEAHFSRKPSSAIKVLIVVVGLLVGLKILAALVWCLWKAGFFKRASQKSEDEEEELKRDSWDYVPKRGVRGESAS is encoded by the exons ATGTCCACGGCGCCAATGGCTCGTCGCGCATCCCGCAGAGAGATGACGGCGCGTCCCGCGGCCGGCGGGCCGGTCCTGATGGCGGTCCTGCTCCGGGTCCTGGTCTTGGTCTCCGGGTACACCTTGGACGTGGAACGGGCGCTGCGCTTCGAcggagctccggcctccatgttcGGATACTCGGTGCTGCTCCACCGGCACGGGAAGCGCAGCTG GTTGCTGGCGGGGGCTCCGGTGGACAACTCTTCTTCGTGGCCTTCTTCTTCGTCGTCTCCAGGCGGCGTTTACCGTTGCGCCGTCGGCGCGGAGCGACCCAACTGCCGGCTGATGCCCGCCG GCTACTCGGTGGACGCGGGGCACTTCCTGGACGCGACTACCTTGGAGGTGGTGGGAGGCGCTCCGCAGTACAACCAGAGGGGAAAA GTGTTCATCTTCTCAGTGGACGGCAACATGCTACGTGTGCTAACTCACGTGTCAGGAACAGAG CTCGGCTCCTACTTTGGCGCGAGCGTGCGCGCGGTGGACCTGAACGGCGACCAGCTATCGGATCTCTTGGTGGGCGCTCCCATGGCGACGGGCGCCAGCAGGGAGGAGGGCCGCGTTCACGTCTTCCTCAACCGGGGGCGG GCGCAGCTGGTGGAGGCGGAGTTTCAGCTGAGCGGGGGCGGCGCCCACGCCGCCCGATTCGGGGAGACCATCGCGGACTTGGGGGACCTGGACGACGACGGCTATCCGG AGGTGGCGGTGGGGGCCCCCCAGGAGGACGATCTCAAAGGGGCCGTGTACATCTACAACGGCGGGAGACGCGGCATCTCGCAAACGCCATCGCAG AGGATCAGCGGGGCGGCGCTGGGCGCTGACCTGCGCATGTTCGGCCAGTCGCTGAGCTCGGGCGCGGACGTCGACGACAACGGCTACCAAG ACGTCGCCGTGGGCGCCTTCCTGTCGGACGCCGCCGTGGTCCTCAG GTCTCGTCCCGTCCTGCGGGTGGCGGCCTCGCTCGTCCTGCCCGAGAACATCCGGCGGCAGGCGGCCAGCATCGACGTCGGCGTCTGCTTCCGAGTCACCTCCAGACACTACAAAGGAGCCGTCG ATCTTCAGTACAACCTGACCTCCGACCTCCTCCGCCAGCCGTCCTTCCCCCACCGTTTCTATTTCCACGGCAACGGCTCATCCAATAGCACCAGGGCCCGCGTCAGGCTGCGCCTCGGACAGCTCGGCTGCACCAACCACGTGGCGTATCGGAAG AAGGACGTGCGCGACGTTTTCACGCCGGTCCGTTTCAAAGTGTCCTACGGCCTGCGCAAGACGACCGCTCCCAAGCACGCCGGCAAAGCCTTTGCGCCGCTCAGGCCGGTCCTGCAGAGGGCGGCGGGGAGCGGCAATACCGTCAGCAACCAG ACGCTGTTCGCTCGCCGCTGCGTCCTGGCCAACTGTTCGACGGACTTGCGACTGGACGCCGCGCTGGTCCTGCCTGG GGGCGCCGGCTACTTTGCGGCGGGCTGCGGCGGCGGCCTGATGCTCAATGCCAGCCTGGCGGTGGGCGGAGACGACGCCTTCCTGCCGCGGCTCGCCCTGCGCTTGCCCCGCGACCTGCACTACGTCAAAGTGGCGGACAAC GAGGACGAGGTGGTGAGTTGCGACGTCGCGGAGGAAGCCGACCGCACGGGGGCCACCGTCAGCTGCAGCTTCTCCGGCCTCATCCTGCCAGCTGGCTCCCTG GTGAACGTCAGCTTCCTGTTGGACGTCAACCGCAATGCCACACCGGGCCACCTGGTGGTTGAAGCCCGCGCCGACAG CGAGAACCTGGAAAGCTCCGAGTATCTCCACGACAACGCCGTCACCTTGTCCCTTCCTCTCAAGTACGCCGTCGACGTCAGCATCCACGG TTTTGTGACGCCGACGTCGTTTGTGTTTGGAGACGAAGACGGCGCGGCGGTCCAATGCTACTCGCAAAGCTTCAACTACACGTACAAG GTGTTGAATTCGGGTCCGAGCAGGTCGCCGGACACGCTGGTGGAGGTGACGCTCCCCAAGCTGCTGACGCCGTACCCGCACCGCTTGCTCCAGGTGGCGCACTGGCAG ACGTCGCAAGGCGCCTGCTACGTCAGCGACGCGACCGTCCCCGTCGTCGACGACTGCGACGTCCCGCGGGCGTCCCTCTTGAAGCAAACGGTCTTCTTCTTCTCGCCCACCTCCACGCGCAACATG TTCTGCGGGCGCGGCGACCAGCTGTGCGAACGACTTCTATGTCACCTGGGCACCATCGAGGCCGGTCGAGACGCGACCGTTCGGCTGGAAGTGCGACTCAACCCGGACGTCCTGCTGCAAGCGCCC GGTCGCCACGGCGTGGTCATGCTGGAGAGCAGGGCGCTGATGTCATCGCCCAAGAATGACCAACACACCGTCCTGGAGCGAGAGCGAAGCCCCGCCGCGCAG gtGGTGGTGGAGGCGCACTTCAGCCGAAAACCGTCGTCGGCCATCAAGGTGCTCATCGTGGTGGTGGGTTTGCTCGTGGGTCTGAAGATCCTGGCGGCACTCGTCTGGTGCTTGTGGAAG GCGGGTTTCTTCAAGCGGGCCTCGCAGAAGagcgaggacgaggaggaggagttgaAGCGCGACAGCTGGGACTACGTCCCCAAACGCGGCGTCAGGGGCGAGAGCGCGTCCTAA